Proteins encoded in a region of the Hippocampus zosterae strain Florida chromosome 11, ASM2543408v3, whole genome shotgun sequence genome:
- the echs1 gene encoding enoyl-CoA hydratase, mitochondrial, with translation MAFVCRNAAALLKPNRVAPTLVSAAARLCSSGVQYEYILVEKRGEKKNVGFIQLNRPKALNALCDGLMKEMGEALDALESDRDVGAIVITGSDRAFAAGADIKEMQNQTFQKCFSGNFLAHWNRVSTVKKPVIAAVNGFALGGGCELAMMCDIIYAGEKAQFGQPEILLGTIPGAGGTQRLTRAVGKSLAMEMVLTGDKINAQEAKQSGLVSKIFPVDQLVSEAVKCGEKIAANSKLVSAMAKEAVNAAFEMTLAEGNHMEKRLFHATFATEDRKEGMTAFVEKRKANFQDK, from the exons ATGGCGTTTGTCTGCAGAAATGCTGCTGCACTACTGAAACCGAACCGTGTTGCACCCACCTTGGTCTCGGCCGCCGCCCGTCTGTGCAGCTCTG GTGTCCAATATGAGTATATTCTGGTGGAGAAGCGAGGGGAGAAGAAAAATGTGGGTTTCATCCAGTTGAATCGACCTAAAGCTCTTAATGCGTTATGTGATGGCTTGATGAAGGAGATGGGTGAGGCCTTGGATGCCCTTGAGAGCGACAGAGACGTGGGGGCCATCGTCATCACCGGCAGCGACAGAGCGTTTGCAG CTGGAGCGGACATAAAAGAAATGCAGAATCAAACTTTCCAGAAGTGTTTCAGTGGGAACTTTCTGGCTCATTGGAACAGAGTGTCCACTGTGAAGAAGCCCGTGATTGCTGCTGTCAATGGATTTGCT TTGGGAGGAGGCTGCGAGTTGGCGATGATGTGTGACATCATCTACGCTGGAGAGAAGGCACAATTTGGCCAACCAGAGATCCTGCTGGGGACCATCCCTG GGGCTGGCGGTACCCAGCGTCTGACCCGTGCGGTGGGCAAGTCTCTGGCCATGGAAATGGTGCTGACCGGAGATAAAATTAATGCCCAAGAAGCCAAGCAGTCAG GTTTGGTGAGTAAAATTTTCCCCGTGGACCAGCTGGTGTCCGAAGCGGTAAAATGCGGCGAGAAAATTGCTGCCAATTCCAAACTGGTGTCCGCCATGGCCAAAGAGGCAGTTAATGCAG CCTTTGAGATGACTTTGGCCGAAGGAAATCATATGGAAAAGCGTTTATTCCACGCAACGTTTGCAACG GAAGATCGCAAGGAGGGCATGACTGCATTTGTGGAGAAGAGAAAGGCCAATTTTCAGGACAAGTGA
- the sprn gene encoding shadow of prion protein isoform X2, with the protein MNQVLATCWMFLLLSTFLCEPVLCKGGRGGSRGSSRGSSRGSPARNSIGGSYRGAGGYGGPRSRFRAVGRTSPVRVAAAAAAGAAVALTADKWYASAYRRSNADSDEELDYYNRTGYFDAHMSGSTVGTSFCQMFSITMATLSSNFILLWDYML; encoded by the coding sequence ATGAACCAGGTGCTCGCAACCTGCTGGATGTTCCTCCTGCTCTCCACCTTCTTGTGTGAGCCTGTGCTTTGTaaaggggggcgtggggggtccCGGGGCTCATCCAGAGGCTCGTCCAGAGGCTCCCCTGCCCGCAACTCCATTGGGGGCTCGTACCGCGGAGCGGGTGGTTACGGCGGTCCGCGGTCTCGGTTCAGGGCAGTGGGCCGGACGTCCCCAGTGCGTGTTGCCGCCGCTGCGGCTGCTGGGGCTGCAGTGGCCCTGACCGCGGATAAATGGTACGCATCTGCTTACCGCCGCAGCAACGCCGACTCTGATGAGGAGCTGGATTATTACAACAGGACCGGTTACTTTGATGCCCATATGTCTGGCTCCACAGTGGGAACATCCTTCTGCCAAATGTTCtctatcaccatggcaacactgTCCTCCAACTTTATACTTTTGTGGGACTACATGTTGTAA
- the sprn gene encoding shadow of prion protein isoform X1 produces MIHWKIWREMNQVLATCWMFLLLSTFLCEPVLCKGGRGGSRGSSRGSSRGSPARNSIGGSYRGAGGYGGPRSRFRAVGRTSPVRVAAAAAAGAAVALTADKWYASAYRRSNADSDEELDYYNRTGYFDAHMSGSTVGTSFCQMFSITMATLSSNFILLWDYML; encoded by the exons ATGATACACTGGAAAATATGGCGTGAG ATGAACCAGGTGCTCGCAACCTGCTGGATGTTCCTCCTGCTCTCCACCTTCTTGTGTGAGCCTGTGCTTTGTaaaggggggcgtggggggtccCGGGGCTCATCCAGAGGCTCGTCCAGAGGCTCCCCTGCCCGCAACTCCATTGGGGGCTCGTACCGCGGAGCGGGTGGTTACGGCGGTCCGCGGTCTCGGTTCAGGGCAGTGGGCCGGACGTCCCCAGTGCGTGTTGCCGCCGCTGCGGCTGCTGGGGCTGCAGTGGCCCTGACCGCGGATAAATGGTACGCATCTGCTTACCGCCGCAGCAACGCCGACTCTGATGAGGAGCTGGATTATTACAACAGGACCGGTTACTTTGATGCCCATATGTCTGGCTCCACAGTGGGAACATCCTTCTGCCAAATGTTCtctatcaccatggcaacactgTCCTCCAACTTTATACTTTTGTGGGACTACATGTTGTAA
- the mtg1 gene encoding mitochondrial ribosome-associated GTPase 1 isoform X1, which translates to MKLYRSLCDVAKFRNAFDFGGREVAHWFPGHMAKGLKRMRASLKSVDCIIEIHDARIPLSGRNPVFQETLDVKPHLLVLNKMDLADLSNKQRILKELDRSGVKNVLFTNCLKQRDNNVTKLVPTVLEMMTKSCRFHREENHNYCLMVIGVPNVGKSSLINSLRRTHLKKGRASPVGGEPGITRAVLTKIQVCERPMMHLLDTPGVLPPNIESVETGMKLALCGTILDHLVGEDIIADYLLYSLNRLGNFSYVEKYDLQEPSDDIQHVLKHIAVKLRKTQRVTAITGVGNVNITIPNYAAAAYIFIRAFRKGELGQVILD; encoded by the exons ATGAAATTGTACCGGTCACTTTGCGATGTCGCCAAGTTTCGAAACGCATTCGACTTTGGAGGACGGGAAGTGGCTCACTGGTTCCCCGGACACATGGCTAAAG GGCTGAAGAGGATGAGAGCCAGTCTGAAGAGTGTGGACTGCATCATAGAAATACACGATGCTAGA ATCCCCTTGTCCGGAAGAAACCCTGTGTTTCAGGAGACTCTAGACGTCAAACCACATCTGCTTGTTCTCAACAAGATGGACTTGGCTGACCTGTCAAACAAACAG AGGATCCTGAAGGAGCTTGATAGAAGTGGCGTAAAGAATGTTCTTTTCACTAACTGTTTAAAGCAAAGAGACAACAACGTTACCAAG ttggtgccgACAGTTCTGGAGATGATGACAAAGTCGTGCCGTTTTCACAGAGAAGAG AATCATAATTATTGCCTGATGGTGATTGGAGTGCCCAATGTTGGAAAATCATCACTTATCAACTCCCTCAGAaggacacatttgaaaaaag GCCGTGCATCTCCAGTAGGTGGAGAGCCTGGTATAACTCGAGCTGTCCTTACTAAGATTCAG GTGTGTGAACGTCCCATGATGCACCTGTTGGACACACCAGGTGTCTTGCCCCCAAACATAGAGAGTGTCGAGACGGGCATGAAACTAGCGTTATGTG GAACTATCCTGGACCATTTAGTGGGTGAGGATATCATCGCTGACTACTTGCTCTATTCTCTGAACCGGCTTGGAAATTTCAG TTACGTTGAAAAATACGACCTGCAAGAGCCTAGCGATGACATCCAACATGTCCTCAAGCACATCGCTGTGAAGCTCAGGAAGACTCAGCGTGTCACAGCCATCACTGGAGTGG GCAATGTCAACATCACCATTCCGAACTACGCAGCAGCAGCGTACATTTTCATCCGAGCTTTTAGGAAAGGTGAGCTGGGCCAAGTGATTCTGGACTAG
- the mtg1 gene encoding mitochondrial ribosome-associated GTPase 1 isoform X2 gives MKLYRSLCDVAKFRNAFDFGGREVAHWFPGHMAKGLKRMRASLKSVDCIIEIHDARIPLSGRNPVFQETLDVKPHLLVLNKMDLADLSNKQLVPTVLEMMTKSCRFHREENHNYCLMVIGVPNVGKSSLINSLRRTHLKKGRASPVGGEPGITRAVLTKIQVCERPMMHLLDTPGVLPPNIESVETGMKLALCGTILDHLVGEDIIADYLLYSLNRLGNFSYVEKYDLQEPSDDIQHVLKHIAVKLRKTQRVTAITGVGNVNITIPNYAAAAYIFIRAFRKGELGQVILD, from the exons ATGAAATTGTACCGGTCACTTTGCGATGTCGCCAAGTTTCGAAACGCATTCGACTTTGGAGGACGGGAAGTGGCTCACTGGTTCCCCGGACACATGGCTAAAG GGCTGAAGAGGATGAGAGCCAGTCTGAAGAGTGTGGACTGCATCATAGAAATACACGATGCTAGA ATCCCCTTGTCCGGAAGAAACCCTGTGTTTCAGGAGACTCTAGACGTCAAACCACATCTGCTTGTTCTCAACAAGATGGACTTGGCTGACCTGTCAAACAAACAG ttggtgccgACAGTTCTGGAGATGATGACAAAGTCGTGCCGTTTTCACAGAGAAGAG AATCATAATTATTGCCTGATGGTGATTGGAGTGCCCAATGTTGGAAAATCATCACTTATCAACTCCCTCAGAaggacacatttgaaaaaag GCCGTGCATCTCCAGTAGGTGGAGAGCCTGGTATAACTCGAGCTGTCCTTACTAAGATTCAG GTGTGTGAACGTCCCATGATGCACCTGTTGGACACACCAGGTGTCTTGCCCCCAAACATAGAGAGTGTCGAGACGGGCATGAAACTAGCGTTATGTG GAACTATCCTGGACCATTTAGTGGGTGAGGATATCATCGCTGACTACTTGCTCTATTCTCTGAACCGGCTTGGAAATTTCAG TTACGTTGAAAAATACGACCTGCAAGAGCCTAGCGATGACATCCAACATGTCCTCAAGCACATCGCTGTGAAGCTCAGGAAGACTCAGCGTGTCACAGCCATCACTGGAGTGG GCAATGTCAACATCACCATTCCGAACTACGCAGCAGCAGCGTACATTTTCATCCGAGCTTTTAGGAAAGGTGAGCTGGGCCAAGTGATTCTGGACTAG
- the paox gene encoding peroxisomal N(1)-acetyl-spermine/spermidine oxidase, which translates to MSLGAEAKIVIIGCGISGIAAAHRLIKAGFNHVRIIEATGRSGGRIKTGKFGNSIVEIGANWIHGPSKENPVFCLAQQYGLLSPEALTPENQAMDVGAHPPWISSVFTSTGRKLSLDDVSPAVELFKELLHESAQFLEGGEPWPSVGQFIRAEVIQRSAEKWKADNAGSLQRCMFTTLLKVECCICGTHTLDDLGLGANGLYKSIPGLDCTFPGGYEGLIRNLMSELPAGVVSYNQPVRCIHWNNSDKGDSQVNVECHGGKVVPADHVIVTVPLGYLKKHHTSLFRPPLPLHKIHSIQRFGFGTNNKIFVEFDSPWWDEDCEVIYLVWEDDDTIVDQVEDVPRSWIKKLIGFSVLKPTERYGHILCGWIAGKESHYMETLSEQELMYAITQLVRRFTGNPIITPRKILRSQWFHDPWTCGSYSYPSRGCSSQDIENLMEPLPSKQTLSQPLQVLFAGEATHPSYFSTVHGALLTGWREADRLLAHYSSAGRSAQPTKSKL; encoded by the exons ATGTCGTTGGGCGCCGAGGCTAAAATAGTCATCATCGGATGCGGTATATCAGGGATAGCTGCAGCACACAGACTTATTAAAGCAGGATTTAATCATGTGAGGATAATTGAAGCGACTGGAAGAAGCGGAGGGAGAATTAAAACGGGCAAATTTG GTAATAGCATAGTGGAGATCGGGGCCAACTGGATCCATGGACCATCAAAGGAGAACCCGGTCTTTTGTTTGGCTCAGCAATATGGCCTGCTGAGTCCAGAGGCGCTCACCCCGGAGAACCAGGCAATGGATGTTGGAGCACATCCTCCCTGGATCTCCAGTGTCTTCACCAGCACAG GTCGCAAACTGAGCCTTGACGACGTGTCCCCTGCTGTGGAGCTGTTCAAAGAGCTTTTGCATGAGAGTGCAcaatttttggaggggggagaACCCTGGCCCAGCGTGGGCCAATTTATACGTGCAGAG GTGATACAGAGATCAGCGGAGAAGTGGAAAGCAGACAATGCAGGATCTTTGCAGCGGTGCATGTTCACCACCCTGCTGAAGGTGGAGTGTTGCATTTGTGGTACTCACACCTTGGATGACCTTGGCTTGGGTGCTAATGGCCTCTATAAATCAATACCGGGACTTGACTGCACCTTCCCAGG AGGTTATGAAGGTCTAATAAGAAACCTGATGTCAGAGTTGCCTGCTGGCGTGGTGAGCTACAACCAGCCGGTTCGCTGCATCCACTGGAATAACTCTGACAAGGGAGATTCACAGGTGAACGTGGAGTGCCATGGCGGGAAGGTGGTGCCTGCTGATCATGTGATCGTTACGGTTCCTTTGG GTTACTTGAAGAAGCACCATACGTCACTGTTCCGTCCTCCACTTCCTCTGCACAAAATCCACTCAATCCAGAGGTTTGGCTTTGGCaccaacaataaaatatttgtggAATTTGATTCGCCCTGGTGGGATGAGGACTGTGAGGTCATCTACTTGGTGTGGGAAGATGAT GACACCATAGTCGACCAGGTGGAGGATGTTCCCAGATCCTGGATCAAGAAATTGATCGGCTTCAGTGTGCTAAAACCCACTGAAAG GTACGGCCATATTTTGTGTGGCTGGATCGCTGGGAAGGAATCACATTATATGGAGACTTTGTCTGAGCAGGAGCTCATGTATGCCATCACCCAGCTTGTCCGCAGGTTTACAG GTAATCCCATAATCACTCCGCGGAAAATCTTGAGGTCTCAATGGTTTCACGACCCCTGGACATGCGGATCATACAGTTACCCTTCAAGAGGCTGCTCATCGCAGGACATCGAGAATTTAATGGAGCCTCTGCCGTCAAAGCAAACGCTCTCACAA CCACTGCAAGTGTTGTTTGCTGGAGAGGCGACTCATCCCTCCTACTTCTCCACCGTCCATGGAGCTCTTCTCACTGGCTGGAGGGAAGCCGACAGGCTCCTCGCTCACTACTCCTCTGCCGGTCGGTCTGCACAACCAACCAAGTCAAAGCTCTAA